The Anolis carolinensis isolate JA03-04 chromosome 2, rAnoCar3.1.pri, whole genome shotgun sequence genome has a window encoding:
- the slc49a3 gene encoding solute carrier family 49 member A3, whose protein sequence is MDAEVDSESSEGQAAPFKVYKRRWLLLAVVCLLNASNGMEWLTFAPVADKTAEYFHTTMNIVNWLSLVFLVISVPMGLLAIWILDTIGLKCAILLCAWLNMIGSIIRIFSTVSFLSLGSLNIIYLLVGQCLCAVAQPLIIFSPTKLAAVWFPEHQRATANMIGSMSNPLGMLIANLLSPVIVKEGKDIPLMLGVYAGPAVFACVLATVGVHNKVPPTPPSVSATHLDAPSFCGGLKMLMRNGPYIILTLCLGGGVAIFTCYSALLEQVLCANGYSDLFAGVTGALFTVSGLIGAFFLGLYVDKTKKFTEACKISFCLAALLGIAFAVVSQLRNQTYVLATISSLFGLFGFAVYPVALELAVECSYPVGEGTTSGLIFITSQLLGVLFMILFQSLTVEKENASLSTCTTDQGGTLDWSTPMLVMAGLWTFIACFFTVAFHTNYKRIYAETSHACSVNKTEDDFAVTGQT, encoded by the exons GAATGGTTGACATTTGCTCCAGTGGCTGATAAAACAGCTGAATATTTTCACACGACAATGAATATAGTCAACTGGCTTTCGCTTGTGTTCCTTGTGATTTCGGTTCCCATGGGGCTCCTGGCAATATGGATTCTGGACACCATTGGACTTAAATGTGCT ATTTTACTCTGTGCCTGGCTAAACATGATTGGGAGCATCATTCGGATTTTCAGCACTGTCAGCTTCCTGAGCCTGGGCTCGCTCAATATCATATACCTGCTGGTAGGACAATGCCTTTGTGCAGTGGCCCAGCCTCTTATCATTTTTTCACCAACCAAACTAGCAGCGGTATGGTTCCCAGAGCACCAGAGAGCCACGGCCAATATGATTGGTTCAATGT CCAATCCACTGGGCATGCTCATTGCTAACCTGTTGTCACCTGTGATCgtaaaagaaggaaaagatattccTTTAATG CTTGGAGTGTATGCAGGCCCTGCTGTGTTTGCCTGTGTCCTGGCCACGGTGGGGGTTCACAACAAGGTCCCTCCAACACCCCCATCTGTGAGTGCCACCCaccttgatgctccttccttctGTGGTGGCTTGAAGATG CTTATGCGAAATGGTCCTTACATCATCCTGACACTCTGCCTTGGGGGAGGAGTCGCAATTTTTACGTGTTACAGTGCCCTGTTGGAACAAGTGCTGTGTGCAAACGGATACTCAGAT CTCTTTGCAGGTGTGACTGGTGCCTTGTTTACTGTGTCCGGACTCATTGGAGCCTTCTTCCTTGGGTTGTATGTGGACAAGACAAAGAAATTCACAGAAGCCTGCAAGATCTCTTTTTGTCTAGCTGCCCTGCTTGGCATTGCCTTTGCCGTG GTGTCTCAGCTTAGAAACCAGACCTATGTTTTGGCAACCATCAGCTCACTCTTTGGCTTATTTGGATTTGCTGTTTATCCTGTTGCCTTGGAGCTAGCTGTTGAATGCTCCTACCCTGTAGGAGAAGGAACAACATCTGGGCTGATTTTTATCACAAG CCAGCTCCTAGGAGTGCTCTTCATGATTTTGTTCCAAAGTTTGACTGTGGAGAAGGAAAATGCCTCTCTTTCTACCTGTACTACAGACCAAGGTGGAACACTGGACTGGTCAA CTCCGATGCTAGTGATGGCTGGATTGTGGACTTTTATAGCCTGTTTTTTCACTGTGGCTTTTCACACCAATTACAAGAGAATCTATGCAGAGACATCTCATGCCTGTTCAGTCAACAAGACGGAAGATGATTTTGCAGTAACAGGACAAACATGA